DNA from Rosa rugosa chromosome 6, drRosRugo1.1, whole genome shotgun sequence:
AAACAACGATGAAGCCGGAGTGGTCGCTCATCCTCTTCTCCATGACTTCAAAATCCTAGAAGGTCAAACTTCTTCATCATCCTCCATACAAGGCGCTTCATTTTCCGGCGCCGTTTTCAACATCTCAACCACCATGATCGGAGCCGGAATCATGTCTATCCCGGCCACCATGAAAGTGCTGGGAATAATTCCCGGGTTCATAGCTATCTTAGTAGTGGCAGTCTTGACAGAGGTCACGGTGGAGTTCATGCTAAGATACACGAACTCCGGCAAGTCGGAAACCTACGCCGGCATGGTGGGGGAGTCGTTTGGACCGTTGGGTTCGATTGCTGTGCAAGTCTGTATCATCATAACCAACCTGGGTTGCCTCATcatttatttcatcatcatcggtaagctcttcaatttttttttttttttttttgttacaggGGAGGCCTCAAATTCAATGTGCATGTCTTTAATTCATAATTGTTGCATTATCCAATATGCCTAATAAAACAAAGAAGACCCATAACTGGGTTGATGTCTGATCGGGACATACAACCACCCACCGCCCGTATCCAAACAACAGAGCAAAATTCATTAGGGGTTGCAGTGATTCAGAGTATTAGCGTCGAAAGTTAGTTCGATTAGCTCACTCCTGACTTGCGGTGTTctagaaaactaaaaaaaaaattgattcaaaACGGAGTACTAGTGATGTTCCTTTTGCTTTTGACAACAGTTAAATCTCTGTGACATTTTTTGGTATACACTAATGGaagaaagtttcaaacttttcgTTAGGGGATGTGCTATGTGGGAGTACTCAATCTGGAGGAACTTTGCATTTGGGAATGTTACAAGAATGGTTTGGCATCCATTGGTGGAATTCTCGAGCTTATGCGCTTCTTTTCATTGCAATATTTGTGATGCTTCCATTAGTCTTGTTACGCCGAGTAGGTCAGTGAACTTTGATCAAATGGTTGATGAACAAAAATGTGAAGTTGCGCAGGTCTAGTTTTCCCTCATTGCTTGTTGCTTGAATTGCAGATTCACTGAGGCACACTTCAGCAATATCCATTTTGTTAGCAGTGGTTTTTGTTGCCATATGCTCTGCAATGGCGATTTATGCTGTGTGTAAAGGGAAAGCTCACAAACTGAGACTATTTCCGGACTTTGCAATGGTCTCAATATTTGATATTTTCACCAGTATCCCAGTCGTTGTGACAAGTTTTGGATTCCATGTCAATGGTGAGGAGGATACCTCAATTTTTGGTCTATTATATGGTAATGTTATATGTAACACTAAATTCTGATGCATTTCAAATGTGTGAGTGAATGAATGCAGTTCATCCAATTAGAGCAGAGCTCGGTGAGCCTTCTGATATGAAGTTAGCTGGTCGGATTTCTCTGCTGATCTGTGTTGCCATTTACTTCTCGATTGGCTTCTTTGGCTACCTATTGTTCGGGGACTCAATAATGGCTGACATGCTAGTAAACTTTGATCAAAACTCTGGCTCCACATTCGGGCAGATGCTCAATGTTGTTGTTCGATCAAGCTATGCAATGCACCTCTTGCTTGTGTTCCCCGTTATGAACTTTTCATTAAGGGCCAACATAGATGAACTGCTCTTCCCAAACAAGCCTGTTTTGGCGGAAAGCAACTCAAGATTTCTAATCCTCACTTGTGTCTTGCTCTCATTTTCTTACTTTGTGGCAATAGCTATCCCAAACATATGGTACTTCTTTCAGTTTATGGGATCAACCACTGTGGTTTGCCTCTCATTTATATTCCCTGGTGCTCTCATTCTCAGGTAACCACATTCTGACCCTTTTCACTTCTCTAGCTTAGCGCTTGCAAGCAAGTGCAATACTTTTCGCTATTACTAAATCGAATTTGGTTTTTGATTCAAATTTGTTAACAGGGATGGACATGGGATATCAACAACAAAGGACAAGATAATAGCAATATTGGTGATAGTTTTGGCTGTGGTGACGAGCTCAGTTGCAATCTCTAGCAATTTCTACACTTCAACTCAAAGCTCTTAAAGCCAGCAAATGCTACATATATAACTCTGCAGATTGGGCACAGGTTTTTTTAATGCCACAAATTCTGCTCCAGCTAGAGAACCAAATTGGATTCATTACATTTGTCTTCCTGCGAAATTTGATGTATTAATGTGGAACCGAATTTAGAGATAGAAGTTTGATCTTTTCCTTCAATTATCATATAGGGGCCAACTCCCTTCATCATCAAGTTCATCAAATTTGTCTACAACTATAAGAACAAGATCATTAGTAGTATCTCTGGCTTTCCAATCCACCATTAGTTAATTTCGATCATATAAACAAACTTATCTGTTTCTTTCCACGTTGGAAAGCTATATCTATCAATCTATGTTCCTCTTGAAATGACCCCTCAACTACTTGTCtccaaaaagagaaaataatttCCAGAAGTGCATGATCTATCgagaaacaaaatataaaaaataaaaattgaattaatcataatcaaatcaaattgTGTTGGTAATTTcggtagaaaaaaaaaacaaattagtaAAGATCATGTTACTTTCACTAATTTATGGATTTAGATGTTTTGTGGCTTGATATATGCTTATTCAATAATTTATTAATACGTTCTTTTAAAACAATTTAAACGCATTAGTAAAGTTTACTTGTTCACAAAACAAGAGCAAGACTAGTCAATAAGAGCTTGCTAGAACCAACTTTACAAGTTAAAAACTCACAGATTATGAAGAAaaacttcatgtatatttcATACACGTTTAAAAGATGATTACTTTAGGTTGGTACGTGTCTCATAAAGGGTAGGCCTTCAATTGTCTATATCTATAATTTAAATGATGCCTAATCATGAACAACTATGCTCAAATACTACCGCAATATGAATACCAAACTCATGAACAATCATTTTCAACAGCTAAAAAGACGTGGGGATTTCAATTTACTTCGTCAAAAATCATATTCAAGATTATGCTTAATGTTCGTTGTTCATAAGAAAATTCAATTACtttaaggcctcgtttggttcgcatAATGGAAAGCTTGGGAATAGAAACTTTATCTTTTTCTGTGTTTGGCATGCCCAAGGAAATGAATAACTTTTCTGCATGAAGGGAAAATAGGCGGAAAGTGGATCCTCCCACACCTCATGGGATTCATTTTCCCTTCTACCTTCCCTTCATTAATTGCACATTAATTGCCTATTATAAATATTATTTTAAAGATTATTATACCAATTTATCCaagaaaattttgaatattGAAGTGTTTATGTTTTTATATTAAGAATACTATTGGAAATTTGATGTTGCTTACTTTCCTATTCATGCACAAACCAAACattggaaaggaaagtaaaatacattTTCAAATTACTTTCTTGACATTCCCAAATATTGGAAGGGAAACTAGTGGGAAATTTAGCTTCATATGCTCATGGAAAAGGCCAAGGAACCAATTTTCTTTCCTCAAGCCAAATGAGGCCTAAGTTTAAATTCAAGACGAAAATATGCTAATTAAGATGATTGACTATGATTTCCCTAATTGGTAAATGACCATGTGAAAACAACTCTTCAATAACACACAACTCAGAATCGATGTATAATCAACAACCAAATGTGGAAATTTCCCTAATTGGTAAACTCAACGAGATCGTTTTGATACATTACGCAAAATACTCGTGAAATTAAAGTCATAAAAATTGATCGACGAAATTCAATTTCTGTCGATGCATAATCAACAACCAAATCTGGAaatttaaatttatacctgataTGACCAAAACTGTCACTATATTTTTGTTTTGGCCAATAATAAAAGGTTGCCAGACACGACTCATCGTCTACACCATTGATTTTTAAGAAATCCCACAGCGCCCACTTTTCCATCCAGATACAATTTGGTCCAAGTACACAGTAACCCCCACTCCAAGCTCAAATTCCAATCCTACCCTCGCCTTAACCCCCTCACCATAATCCCATCCCCCACATGTATTAATGATATTTTGGTAAATTAAACCCACTTCCTAGTCATAGCCCACATCTTAGCCATCTGATATAAATCACGTTCAAGTTCATGATGTAGAAAGTGACAACACCATTTTGaccccctccctccctcttcTCCTCATCGGAATGTCGCCGGCGGCCGGAGTTCACGCGCCACTGCTGCCGGAGAACAAGAAAGTAAGGCATGGAGGCTCGGTTTCCGGGGCGGTGTTCAATGTTTCGACTAGCATTATTGGTGCTGGGATTATGTCCATACCTGCCACTCTTAAGGTGTTGGGGGTCATACCGGCCTTTGTGCTCATTGTGATCATTGCTTTCTTGGCCGACGTTTCGGTAGAGTTTCTGATGAGGTTTACGCATTCCGGCGAGACGAGGACGTACGCCGGTGTCATGAGGGAGTCGTTTGGGGAGGTCGGATCGGTTGCAACACAAGTATGTGTTATGATCACTAATCTAGGGTGCTTGATCATGTACCAGATTATAATAGGTAAGCTAGCTTCAAATTCTCTCTACTTATTTATGTTCTAATATTCTAAAGATTGGGAGAAGTTTCTAATATTGAATGGTTTTATACTTTTTTCTTTAGGGGATGTCCTTTCTGGAAATAAAACGGGGCATTTGGGTGTTCTGCAAGAATGGTTTGGAGTTCAGTGGTGGAACTCACGTGACATCGCTCTCATGTTCACTCTGGTTTTGATAATGCTACCGTTGGTGTTGTTAAGGCGTGTAGGTTAGTACTTGAACACAAGGAAACAATCCTTTTTTGTCTAGTTTGGTTTACGGATTAGAAGTTTGAAATCGGGAAAAGAAATTACCCAAAAATGGGGAAGTTTATACGGACCATTCTTGGAGTTGcttttccgtgaaccaaacgaggctcAGGTGTTGAAACATGTATGTCGGATTACTTAAATCTTGGTTTTGTTGTGGACTGCAGAATCTCTGAGGTTCAGTTCAGCTATATCAGTTCTTCTTGCTGTGGTTTTTGTTGGGATAAGTTCTGCAATGGCAATCCTCGCAATCTTTGAAGggaaaaccaaaaccccaagaTTGGTTCCAAGTTTAGACCAACAAACCACCTTCTTTGATCTGTTCACTGCTGTTCCAGTCATTGTGACAGCCTTCACTTTTCATTTCAATGGTAAGAAAGGCATCTTTTCACCATTCATACACAGCTTTTAGTCGAGTTGCAGCTCGAATTACTCACCATTCTGATCTCTGATCTGCTTTGCATACAGTTCACCCTATCGGTTTCGAGCTTGGGAAGCCTTCAGATATGATCTTGGCTGTCCAAATCTCATTAGTGCTTTGTGCAGCCATCTACTTCACCATAGGACTATTTGGGTACCTATTGTTTGGAGATTCAATCATGCCTGACATACTTGTAAACTTTGATAGAAGCTCTGATTCAGCAATGGGGGCACTACTTAATGATGTGGTCAGATTGAGCTATGCACTCCACTTGATGTTGGTGTTTCCACTCTTGAACTTCTCTTTAAGAGCAAACTTGGATGAGTTTCTTTTCCCTAAGAAACCACTACTGGCAACAGATACCAAAAGATTTATGTTCCTCACTTTTGGTTTGCTAGTCTTTTCTTACCTAGCAGCAATAGCATTCCCAAACATTTGGTATCTCTTTCAGTTTCTGGGTTCAACCTCTGCAGTCTGCCTTGCATTCATTTTCCCTGGTGCTATTGTTCTGAGGTAATCTAATCTCTTGATCTCTTCCTCTCCTATTTGTTTTCGAGAAGATGGAAAAACTTCACACTAATATATTTACTGTATATGAATTATAGGGATGTACATGGGATATCTACAAAGAGGGATAAGATCATGGCGACGATAATGGTATTCCTGGCAGTAGTAACAAGCGCAATTGCCATTTCCACCAATGTGTATAACTCATTCGGAAACAAGTTGTAATTGAATATCCTTCTCTGCCGttccatttttgtagtagtTGAGGTACTTGTATTGGTGTGTATTATTCATAATAGTGCTGTCTATGTAGAGATTACAAACATTACTACATGAATgcaagagagatgatgaagattACTGGCAAATGGACTCTTGAAGAATTGCTTACTGTGTATTGAATATGCATTAAATTACTAATTACTCAAGTAAAAAGCATTTATAGATTGTTTTTATGAGATTGCTCGCCAATCTTGAAGCAGGATATCTGTGTAAGAGGAGATGTGTTATAGATAATTCTCCACCAATCATCATTCATAAGAAAATTGAATCTAATAGTCTGATCTCAAACTCTATTTATTACATTTAAGAACTAAAACGAAGGAAACTACAAGTCATATTCATCTATCCTTACAAAAGGGAGTGCCATGCGCATACAGAAATGACATTTCATCATATCTGAATTGGAGACTAGGGACTTGATACATCTTCAGAAGGACTATCATATCTCAGATCTTGGAATCTCTGGAGCAAACCTGACTTGTATTTCTCAATGTCGGCATGTTCCAAGGAATCAGGGGCAGCTTGGATGACTGAGATTGCCCCAGCTTGGTGTAAAGCTCCAAGAGCTTGATCTGCAGTAAATAGAAAATAGATTAGAGAACCAAAAGGAATAAGAGATAACTGGTTGGTACAATAACAGTTGCAGTGTTGACATTAAACTTTTGCAGAAATCACCAAGTTAATTGTGCAATTAACATGTTTTCTGACATCTAAAAGTAAAATGCTGTGCTAATATGTTTGGCCTCACATTTTGCTCACACGCTCTTTTAAGAACTGCTGTACAAAAGCAGTCAAATCTATTACTGCCACAAATTAACAAAGGTTTGATTATGCTGATTAGTGATAAAACTATTCTTAGCAACAACTATATTGGTTCTGTATGGGGCATACAATGAGGTCTGCCTTGTAGATCGAAAGATTTTAAAGCCCCAGTTTGCCGGAATTCCATTCTTCCATAGTTCCGTTCATATAAACAGAAACTAAACTCATTTCAATGTTCAACCAGCAATAGTGTGTTGGCGGTTATAGTGTCTGCATTCCCCAGAGGTGTGACCGTGTGAGTACAAGCATTCCAAGGTTCCACCAGTCAAGCAATTAGTCATTGTTCCAATTGCATTGCAGAATAGTTGTTAGTGGGAACACTTATCATCGAAAAACCCGCAGTTGCAGTTGATTACTATTCTGGAAATGGAACAATGTGTCAAAGTATACAGGCATAGGAGATATGCAGTATCAACACAATAATCTGACCTGATTGTGAAATAGCAGAAAGAGCTTTCAAAGCTTCCTTCCTTGTGCTGTCATCTTTAGCATTCCCCAACATATTTACGAGCTCCTGAGCACCACCCATCTCCACTATTTTCATCCTCCTTTCATCTACAAgccaagagaaaagaaaaatgttgtaCACATTATCAATACAGAGCACATGGTCCTCAAACTTCATTCCCAAACCCAACAAGTTTCATATGCTACCAATTTTACAAGTCCTAATGAAAATCCGAGAAATACTCTTCAATAGCATTACGCAGCTCAACCACATGGCAGATTCTATTCATTAACAGATTGTAACAACTGAACTCAAGAATTACCAACCGAAAAAAGAGAACAGGGGGTTACTACACTTACCATCTATCGCAAACTGCGCTAATCTAGAAGCCCCCATCCTCTTGAACAAAGGATCCTTCACTTGCAAAAGCGACACCGACTGTTGCAACAAATTATCTCCTGCAAAATGTATCAAATCACAAGAACAATGTCGGCCAAAAACCGCATAATGGGAAAATCATCAAAACTAGTGAAAGATTGTGAATTCGTAATCAAATCAATACTTAGAGTCAGATTCTGACAGACCCATATATGGCATGATGTTGTAAGCTACAGCAGTGGCAGTGCCAGCAAATAACAACTTCAGCAACCACCCGATTTTTCTATCAGCTTCTTGTTCAAGTGAGAGCTCATCTGCAATTCAAACTAACTTCCAAATCAaccttcttgtttttttttttctttcccaaatTATTCAAATTGGGTAAAATTCAGAACTTTTTGAACTTCATTACCCAGCAAACCAAACGAAATATACAGAATTACCGAATCGACAACAAGAATAACAAAGTGACTGACCTCTTCCATTGTAAGATGAGAAACTGCGAGACTGCGCATTCCGTACTGGGTTTGTTCTACAGTAATGCTTTGCACACTGATCGGAGAATTTACATCAAAATTGGGAACAATTAAGACCCAGAATGAGGTGGGGTAACAAAATTTCAATCCGGAGAAGAAAACTTACAGTGGTGAGTTTGGTTGCTAACGTGCGCATAGTGCCCGACAGATTACTCCGATGCTCGCCGAGGTTGAAGAAGGGTCTGTTTCTTCAATTAGGGACCGGTTCGGTGGTTTGGTTTTTCTGTTGATTTTGGACGGAGCCCACTGGGCCTCCTCAGCCTGAAagtcaattaattttttttttttttaaagaaattcCTTCAATAAAACCCGCGGTATTAGTATTGCTCACCTAAGAAACAGTTTTAAAGACTAACGGGGATAAATGTATCTTAACCGCATGTATTTATTCTCAACCGTCGGATGCACTTATTTCTTACGGTCAGTCAAAAACTGTCTCTTAAGTGAACAACTCTGATAAAACCCGACACTGAAACTGATTTTTTCGGAAAGTTTCCTTAGAGTTGAGCTAAAACAGTAAAACTGATGAGGGGTAAATTTTCTTCCTTAACCATCATTTCCCACTGAAATGGGGTAAGATGTCATCACTTAGAAAACACAATTGAATAAAGAAGTAATATGAATTAAACTGGGAATCACTGCTATAAATATTCGGGTCAAGTACAACCAAGTGATGTTTGAACTGAGAATTTTCAACCAAATAGAAAGATGAAACAAATATACTGGCAACAGAAGGaaacatgaagaacaaagaggcGAAAATTGATATAAGCTATAAACTAATGAACTAGTGAGCTTGATTGTGACAAAATTTTCATATTCTTCGGCATAAGTAGGCGATCTTGCATAAACCCCAATTGATGAGACTTTATTTTCACCTTTCATTGCCATCTTGTGAAATCAATTAATATTTCCTGTCCAAGTACACATCCAACAAGTAGATGAATCAGTCAAATGTATGCGAGGAAGAACAGGTTCGATTAACTCAACACAAACTCAGTGAAGGAAATTGGACAAACCTTTTGTTGGCCTTCACTGGGATTAATCCTCTTTTTTCAAGACTCTTGAAGCGATCCTTGACAAGGGTGCAACAACCCTTCACACAGAtgagaaaaaaaacaaacaatcaGACCTTCCTCTAGTTTTATGGATCTCAGCCATACACAAGACAAGAATGAAACATTTAATAGAAGAAACATTTGGCAAGGTAAAAACACAGTCCTCTGTACCTTCAGTTTACGGATGGATCCAGTTCTTTCTTCAGTCAGAAGGACTTGAACTGGGGCAGGTTCAAATCtgtaataaaagaagaaaaacacttAATATCcaatcgagagagagagagagagagagtattgtAAACATACTTGTGCTTCCCCAAGCGCGGGGGACATGACTtagatttttcctttttagcTACAACTCGTCGAAGATGTCTTTTTAGCTTCTCCTCGTCGTCTTCAGCTATTTCCTGAAGGATATCTGGTAAGCTGTGACCAAAGCACCGAGCAATTTATTAGAATGTAATCTTGACCAGAGTATTCTAGAAGCAAACAAGTTGTATAAATACATTACCCATCAATTTCTTTGGAAAGCTTCTGCACCTTCTTTGCTTCTGCTTCCCTTTTCAGCTGTTCTTTACGCCTAGCTCTCTTATTTAATTCGACTGTTGTCACCCTCTTTGTTTTAAAGGGCCTGTAccattttcattcaaaaatGAGCTCATGGAATAGCTAAATGACAGGAAGAAATATTGCAAAGTGACAAAAAGGTGAAAATGTACCAAAACAAGCACATATTTTAGAATGAGGCATTTTCATATTGGCAGAGAAACGCAATCAATTAGTGCTACTTAAAAATGTTCTGTTTTTATATACCAAAAATAGTAGGGCATCTTCTCAGAAGTCAAATaagcaaacaaacaaataacACATGGAATGGAATGATAGCAATATCGAACAAAATACGGCTCACCTTTTCTCAGATGCACCATGCTCATTCTCATCCAAGTTTTCTGGATTCATATCATCATCACTGCCTTCATCTGCTTCAATAAAATACATCTGACAAAGTACATGGGGTACAATAAGGCTCTCATATATGTATTGAGAATTTCAAGTAATATGTAAAGTATAACATTTATTAAAAGTTCAATCAATTTCATTATTCATGGCACCAGTTGGAAGTACTTTATAAGTATATAATGACATGTAAAGCCCTAGACTAAAGGCTTATAACATCTCTGGTGAATAATGTGTGAAAGAACAAACGACACtcacttcttcttcatcaataGTCTCCCCTGGAACAGTTAGAGGCACTGGTTCAGGCCCTAGCTCATTTCTATAGACTTTCTGCATTTCATCTGCAACAGCATGAGCCAATGCTTCCTGGATTGACAAAGAGGACCAGATGGAAAACATTTATGACATGTAAGCCAAAAGAATCAACCACATAGAGATGGTACCAAGTGTCAAAGATTGAGAAAATACCTGATGACTTTCATCTGTGGGATTATATGAGCAACCTGGAGGCTCAACTTCTACAGCAGGAATAGGTGAAGgcttcatcatcttcaaaaatataaaaataaaatcaatgaACATACATCAACTAAGAGCTATGGAATATTATCTAAGAAAATGCACCGTATTAAGACAACAAAACATCAATAGAGTACTGCTCCGGTgtcttttattttatatttcaaaactCAGAATTTCCCAAACCCACTTCGTGGATGAGGGCCCAAACTGGGACCTCCTGCCACATCCTACATTCTTTATGAGACAGGTTCTTGCAAATAGCTAGGTAGGTACCGTAAAGGGATTCAAACCCAGACCACATGGGAGCAAACCACGGGCATGACTAACCCCTTGTTGGTGGTCACGTGCATCCTATCACTAATGACCTGTAGGCCAACACTGGCATATAGCAGTTCATGGTATTggaataaaaataacaaaaacagcCAAGAACCAAACAAACAAGAATATGATCATATCCTCGAACTTAAAAGATGAGGCATACCTTCTTGACCACACGATTGTCACCACCTTTATCACCCCATAGGTCAGCCATGCCAGAAGTTGAGACAGAACCCTGAAAGATACCAAACAACATTGATCAAAATGGCTATAAACTTGAAAACCTGTGTAAATACACATTTTACAATATAACTATCTCACCTCAGTGCCGCATTCAGTCACATCTTTGGCATTTGCAATCTGTTTTCGCTTTTTCTTGGACTTCTTTAGTGTTGAAGAAGGCACTGCTTTTACAAATGGGTTTTTCTGTAGCATGCTGTCAATGTGAAGCACTTTCTCTCTATGCTTTTCAATCTTCCTCTTCACCGAAAGATCTGATCATACAAAAGCAGATAAGTTTCAATTGATTAGAAACACACAGAACAAAACATAAGGAACAATTGTTCAGAACTGTACTCTTAGATACAACTTTATGTATGTTGGTCAGTGACCATTTGGCTGGCTCCAGATTATAAATTCTTTAAAAACGCAGATTGCTTATACTAGATTTCTATTGAGTGACTAAGCCTGAATGTCGAGGTCGAGCTCACTTCTACTCAAATCAGCTACATTTTACACTCTCTACCTTGAATAATCGAGCTCAATACTCTTCATTCCAACAAAAGGGTCTTTTCTTTAAACCAAACTAGTCCTTGTTAAAGAATCAGGCTTGTTTCGGCAGTCATATGAAACCTAAATCAAATGCTTTCACAGAAAATGCAACAGGCGACTAAGCTTTTGGCATCAAATCAATAACAAAACTGTATAAAAATCCCACAACTTCAAGTATTCCCTATAAAATTtgataaaaagaaacaaaatttaaacaaaTTCAACTCTGCGACACACCCTAAGGATCCTTAACCAACCAGCTGATGAAGGTAGATAAGGACATGGAGGGAAATATGGGAATAGTAAAAGGGCATACAGGGGAACATAATGAAAAAGGAGGTACCTTTGGAGTTGTCGACGAAGAAGAGAGCTTCATCGGGAGCCTGAGAGAGATTGCCGCCGGAGAGAGCGTCTTTGGTGGACTGCTCGAAGAAGTCCTGGATGTCCTCCGTGCTAATGTTGGCTCTCCACGCCTTCTTTCCCTTCCTGGACGTCTTCGCTTTCttccccatcttcttcttctttgtctctctgGTGGTTTCTGTTACTGCGCTTCGTTTCTGTGCTGGGTTTGTAGAATGAAGGACTTGGTGGATGGCGGGTATATAACCCTAACTCCGAATTGCACTTAAACGGCACCgtatgaccttttttttttttttttttaattactgcaaataatataaaaataagaaattgtccaaattaaaaaata
Protein-coding regions in this window:
- the LOC133715149 gene encoding amino acid transporter AVT6C-like, producing the protein MTNQQNNDEAGVVAHPLLHDFKILEGQTSSSSSIQGASFSGAVFNISTTMIGAGIMSIPATMKVLGIIPGFIAILVVAVLTEVTVEFMLRYTNSGKSETYAGMVGESFGPLGSIAVQVCIIITNLGCLIIYFIIIGDVLCGSTQSGGTLHLGMLQEWFGIHWWNSRAYALLFIAIFVMLPLVLLRRVDSLRHTSAISILLAVVFVAICSAMAIYAVCKGKAHKLRLFPDFAMVSIFDIFTSIPVVVTSFGFHVNVHPIRAELGEPSDMKLAGRISLLICVAIYFSIGFFGYLLFGDSIMADMLVNFDQNSGSTFGQMLNVVVRSSYAMHLLLVFPVMNFSLRANIDELLFPNKPVLAESNSRFLILTCVLLSFSYFVAIAIPNIWYFFQFMGSTTVVCLSFIFPGALILRDGHGISTTKDKIIAILVIVLAVVTSSVAISSNFYTSTQSS
- the LOC133714386 gene encoding amino acid transporter AVT6C-like, with protein sequence MSPAAGVHAPLLPENKKVRHGGSVSGAVFNVSTSIIGAGIMSIPATLKVLGVIPAFVLIVIIAFLADVSVEFLMRFTHSGETRTYAGVMRESFGEVGSVATQVCVMITNLGCLIMYQIIIGDVLSGNKTGHLGVLQEWFGVQWWNSRDIALMFTLVLIMLPLVLLRRVESLRFSSAISVLLAVVFVGISSAMAILAIFEGKTKTPRLVPSLDQQTTFFDLFTAVPVIVTAFTFHFNVHPIGFELGKPSDMILAVQISLVLCAAIYFTIGLFGYLLFGDSIMPDILVNFDRSSDSAMGALLNDVVRLSYALHLMLVFPLLNFSLRANLDEFLFPKKPLLATDTKRFMFLTFGLLVFSYLAAIAFPNIWYLFQFLGSTSAVCLAFIFPGAIVLRDVHGISTKRDKIMATIMVFLAVVTSAIAISTNVYNSFGNKL
- the LOC133714388 gene encoding uncharacterized protein LOC133714388 produces the protein MRTLATKLTTCAKHYCRTNPVRNAQSRSFSSYNGRDELSLEQEADRKIGWLLKLLFAGTATAVAYNIMPYMGDNLLQQSVSLLQVKDPLFKRMGASRLAQFAIDDERRMKIVEMGGAQELVNMLGNAKDDSTRKEALKALSAISQSDQALGALHQAGAISVIQAAPDSLEHADIEKYKSGLLQRFQDLRYDSPSEDVSSP
- the LOC133714387 gene encoding ribosome biogenesis protein NOP53, whose product is MGKKAKTSRKGKKAWRANISTEDIQDFFEQSTKDALSGGNLSQAPDEALFFVDNSKDLSVKRKIEKHREKVLHIDSMLQKNPFVKAVPSSTLKKSKKKRKQIANAKDVTECGTEGSVSTSGMADLWGDKGGDNRVVKKMMKPSPIPAVEVEPPGCSYNPTDESHQEALAHAVADEMQKVYRNELGPEPVPLTVPGETIDEEEMYFIEADEGSDDDMNPENLDENEHGASEKRPFKTKRVTTVELNKRARRKEQLKREAEAKKVQKLSKEIDGLPDILQEIAEDDEEKLKRHLRRVVAKKEKSKSCPPRLGKHKFEPAPVQVLLTEERTGSIRKLKGCCTLVKDRFKSLEKRGLIPVKANKRKY